The Kitasatospora sp. NBC_00374 genome has a segment encoding these proteins:
- a CDS encoding DAK2 domain-containing protein encodes MLDTLDAPAVRTWYRLSLAALGEAREEIDALNVYPVPDGDTGTNLYLTVESAAANAETCFAQHPEPGLGPAMAALARGALIGARGNSGVILAQWLRGLAAALADGGAPAHLRLALAGAAEAAYQAVAEPVEGTLLTVAAAAARAAATGPDTLAAVAEAAYLAAREALARTPLQLDVLAEAGVVDAGGRGLVAVLGALLDAVSGQTPMGPVALRRESAVTAPAAQPGCDGHERPPGPGHPAFEVIYLLDAPDDALPTLRARLAGLGDSLVVGGGDGLWTVHVHVDDAGAAVEAGVEAGRPYRIRITHFAEAAARQGEITTPTPQGRAVLSVVTGSGLAELCEQAGSAVLSADPDRPPVSGELVEAVRRCAAREVVLLLNDPELRAAAGAAADQLREEGLRIAVLPTRSPVQGLAALAVHEVSRRFDEDVVAMTSAAGATRYAELAVAEGESWTMAGVCQAGDVLGLIDGDVAVIGADLADTAVTVLSRMLAAGGELVTLVLGEAASDELADLLVTHARRQRPEVDTLVYRGGQESAPLLIGVE; translated from the coding sequence GTGCTGGACACGCTCGACGCCCCGGCCGTCCGCACCTGGTACCGGCTCTCGCTGGCCGCCCTCGGCGAGGCCCGCGAGGAGATCGACGCGCTCAACGTCTACCCCGTGCCCGACGGCGACACCGGCACCAACCTCTACCTCACCGTCGAGTCCGCCGCGGCCAACGCCGAGACCTGCTTCGCGCAGCACCCCGAGCCCGGCCTCGGCCCCGCGATGGCCGCCCTCGCCCGGGGCGCGCTGATCGGCGCCCGCGGCAACTCCGGGGTGATCCTCGCCCAGTGGCTGCGCGGACTCGCCGCCGCACTGGCCGACGGCGGAGCACCCGCGCACCTGCGGCTGGCCCTCGCCGGCGCCGCCGAGGCCGCCTACCAGGCGGTGGCCGAACCGGTCGAGGGGACGCTGCTCACCGTCGCCGCGGCCGCCGCCCGCGCCGCCGCGACCGGGCCCGACACCCTCGCCGCCGTCGCCGAGGCCGCCTACCTGGCCGCCCGCGAGGCCCTGGCGCGCACCCCGCTCCAACTGGACGTCCTGGCCGAGGCCGGCGTGGTGGACGCCGGCGGACGCGGCCTGGTGGCCGTCCTCGGCGCCCTGCTGGACGCCGTCAGCGGACAGACCCCGATGGGCCCGGTGGCGCTGCGCCGGGAGTCCGCCGTGACCGCCCCGGCCGCACAGCCCGGCTGCGACGGCCACGAGCGGCCGCCCGGCCCGGGCCACCCCGCCTTCGAGGTGATCTACCTGCTGGACGCCCCCGACGACGCACTGCCCACCCTGCGCGCCAGGCTCGCCGGGCTCGGCGACTCCCTGGTGGTCGGCGGCGGCGACGGCTTGTGGACCGTCCATGTGCACGTCGACGACGCCGGCGCCGCGGTCGAGGCCGGGGTGGAGGCCGGCCGGCCCTACCGGATCAGGATCACCCACTTCGCCGAGGCCGCCGCCCGGCAGGGCGAGATCACCACCCCCACCCCGCAGGGCCGGGCCGTGCTCAGCGTGGTCACCGGCAGCGGCCTCGCCGAACTCTGCGAACAGGCCGGCTCCGCGGTGCTCTCCGCCGACCCGGACCGCCCGCCGGTCAGTGGCGAACTGGTCGAGGCCGTCCGCCGCTGCGCCGCCCGCGAGGTGGTCCTGCTGCTCAACGACCCCGAACTGCGGGCCGCCGCCGGGGCCGCCGCCGACCAGCTGCGCGAGGAGGGCCTGCGGATCGCCGTGCTGCCCACCCGCTCCCCGGTCCAGGGGCTGGCGGCGCTCGCCGTGCACGAGGTCTCCCGCCGGTTCGACGAGGACGTGGTCGCGATGACCTCCGCCGCCGGCGCCACCCGGTACGCCGAACTCGCCGTCGCCGAAGGGGAGTCCTGGACGATGGCCGGGGTCTGCCAGGCCGGCGACGTGCTCGGCCTGATCGACGGGGACGTCGCCGTGATCGGCGCCGACCTCGCCGACACCGCCGTCACCGTGCTCTCCCGGATGCTGGCGGCCGGCGGCGAACTCGTCACCCTCGTCCTGGGCGAGGCCGCCTCCGACGAGCTGGCCGACCTGCTGGTGACCCACGCCCGCAGGCAGCGCCCCGAGGTGGACACCCTGGTCTACCGGGGCGGCCAGGAGTCGGCTCCACTGCTCATCGGGGTGGAGTAG